A window of Halobellus sp. LT62 contains these coding sequences:
- a CDS encoding helicase-related protein: MVIFGNTMISLPPLVDNADRTVEDVYKKIIPQIEEARIATGYFYLSGFDLYRKDLEQLADSDELGHAPLRILMGRQTNRSTAEEIGEGQSLRDELRGEVEESIEELNNAQLGRLDRLRDFIAEDKVSVRVRNPENGYFHAKGASFRAPQDDDDWATGENTDTRPCATIVGSSNFTASGHRNNIELNLTSQDRPDAEAFEDWYDNQWANAEDFSEEIIRIIENSEKYQDWQDQQEDETDDADTPADLGTYIEPFELYKLLAYDELSGNVNIRDSPLYYFQTLGYESAKEKLSRFNGCIISDSVGLGKSFIGGELLHDYRQRGDHCLLVVPANLTEQWEDLLQDDTDEDGNPYFGLEIDGTHLDVMSISKFQNLTYDEVQDLKDAFDVVLIDEAHRFRNHGKWRPNPDDEDDYKGTRRHANLRQLRGKTMIMLTATPINNSATDLENLISLFTSPEELRNKASLDFDAFEEYIELSETRKKIAAGKEEATEEEQRKITEQLQRHSEEISKILNEVMVLRTRKHVKDQIQDEEDFEMSFKPPTLSKEQYSLPAAYQPVYRMLPDVMDALHLPHITVKNPKAGGTLKALYKLNLLKRLESSTYAFVQSIETLHRSERQLLGLLDGLPEDEQIDGLRAAQDDEESETLDDFVEGDDAAEDLEQTLEEFGFDATAVRADEDAESDSTDELADATIGEVKTYIREDLTLLAYFLSQFIGDIAQDSGDVSDQAVATRQWLHDHNAGVLPDVPEEELNPILYPRSDLSDVDEATREFYEAVFSLREFRDPKVERLADVLNGYDNEKILVFTQYRATADYVHRTLLNDPDSPLTEANSAVVKGGDENKQDVIQRFAPEASGYQQTLAESGESELQYVIATDTLSEGVNLQDVSVQISFDLPWNPMRIVQRVGRIDRIGSTEEKYVHNFYPDGDIEAAIKLLKRLQAKINDIALIVGKENNILDPNEDQILEKTGVETEKTIGELQVDEIEDSLQKSREIEDVNELDDTSKNPLLRNAGSNEHAAYERFLLKKELNEEFGLSEDDFEYAADYFEESPEERERLYTNITDHDSGPRPGVFGLAHLWFDDDDRESPLGRVRRAFYYKPFTDEVKERPVGTLKIDPEVGGEPITRNADNVLSNREAIQDVLDDRLEAIRSSQTEQIFKDGAKFSKEQETILDFIDRYLQPNHGEISAPVDEHETLEEWAEDLREHLQDVKLANTDEDRILRETFRHNEQYDSFPDWPPVEFLEELESFLEENVEESTEYQAKLVGESEVQARLMCWGVIGT, translated from the coding sequence ATGGTTATATTCGGCAACACGATGATTTCTCTCCCTCCCCTCGTCGATAACGCTGATCGGACGGTCGAAGACGTCTACAAGAAAATCATCCCGCAAATCGAAGAAGCACGTATCGCCACCGGCTACTTCTATCTCTCTGGATTCGACCTGTACCGCAAAGACCTCGAACAACTTGCCGACTCAGACGAACTTGGCCACGCCCCACTTCGTATATTAATGGGGCGGCAAACGAACCGCAGTACAGCAGAGGAGATCGGGGAGGGTCAAAGCCTACGCGACGAACTCAGGGGCGAGGTCGAGGAGAGCATCGAGGAACTCAACAACGCGCAGTTAGGCCGGTTGGATCGGCTACGAGACTTCATAGCCGAAGACAAGGTTAGCGTCCGTGTGCGAAATCCAGAAAACGGCTACTTCCACGCCAAAGGAGCCTCGTTTAGAGCTCCGCAAGATGATGACGACTGGGCAACTGGCGAGAACACAGACACACGCCCATGTGCAACGATCGTCGGATCCTCAAACTTCACCGCGAGTGGCCACCGGAACAACATTGAACTGAATCTCACAAGCCAAGACCGGCCTGATGCAGAGGCATTCGAAGACTGGTACGATAACCAGTGGGCGAATGCTGAAGACTTCAGCGAGGAGATTATCCGAATCATCGAGAATAGCGAGAAGTACCAAGACTGGCAGGACCAACAAGAAGACGAGACGGATGATGCAGACACGCCTGCTGACCTAGGGACGTACATCGAGCCGTTCGAACTGTACAAGCTTCTGGCGTACGACGAACTGAGCGGGAACGTCAACATCCGCGACAGCCCGCTGTACTACTTCCAGACACTCGGATACGAAAGCGCGAAGGAGAAACTCTCTCGGTTCAACGGCTGCATAATCTCCGACTCTGTCGGGCTCGGAAAATCATTCATCGGCGGTGAACTCCTGCATGACTACCGCCAACGTGGTGACCATTGTCTCCTCGTCGTGCCTGCGAATCTCACCGAACAGTGGGAAGACCTCCTCCAAGACGACACAGACGAAGACGGGAATCCATACTTCGGACTCGAAATCGATGGGACACACTTGGACGTGATGAGCATTAGCAAGTTTCAGAACCTCACCTACGATGAGGTACAGGATCTCAAAGACGCGTTCGACGTCGTCCTGATTGACGAAGCCCACCGCTTCCGGAATCACGGGAAGTGGCGACCGAACCCGGACGACGAAGACGACTACAAAGGAACGCGTCGGCATGCGAACCTGCGGCAGCTCCGTGGGAAAACAATGATAATGCTGACGGCGACGCCGATCAACAACTCCGCGACCGACTTAGAGAACCTCATCAGCCTGTTCACCAGCCCGGAAGAACTTCGGAACAAGGCATCACTGGACTTCGACGCCTTCGAAGAATACATCGAGCTTTCTGAGACGCGAAAGAAGATCGCCGCGGGGAAGGAGGAAGCCACCGAAGAGGAACAACGAAAAATCACCGAACAACTCCAGCGGCATTCGGAAGAGATCTCGAAGATTCTGAATGAGGTAATGGTGCTCCGGACGCGGAAGCACGTCAAAGACCAAATCCAGGATGAGGAGGACTTCGAGATGAGTTTCAAGCCGCCAACGCTCAGCAAGGAGCAGTACTCGCTCCCGGCGGCATACCAGCCAGTGTACCGGATGCTGCCGGACGTGATGGACGCGCTCCACCTTCCGCACATCACGGTGAAGAACCCGAAAGCTGGTGGGACACTGAAGGCGCTGTATAAGCTGAACCTGCTCAAGCGGTTGGAGTCTTCGACGTACGCGTTCGTACAGTCAATCGAAACGCTACACCGTAGCGAACGCCAACTCCTCGGCCTTCTTGATGGGCTTCCAGAAGATGAGCAGATCGATGGGCTGCGTGCTGCTCAGGACGACGAAGAATCGGAGACACTTGATGACTTTGTAGAAGGAGATGATGCCGCCGAAGACCTCGAACAGACGCTGGAAGAGTTTGGATTCGATGCGACCGCGGTCCGTGCCGATGAAGACGCTGAGAGTGACAGTACGGACGAATTAGCAGATGCAACAATTGGTGAGGTGAAGACGTATATTCGAGAGGATCTGACGCTGCTGGCGTACTTCTTGTCGCAGTTTATTGGTGATATCGCACAGGACTCCGGCGATGTGAGCGACCAAGCTGTTGCGACACGACAGTGGCTTCACGATCATAATGCCGGTGTCCTCCCAGACGTTCCCGAAGAGGAACTAAACCCGATTCTCTACCCGCGAAGTGACCTGAGTGACGTTGATGAGGCGACACGAGAGTTCTACGAGGCGGTGTTCTCGTTACGGGAGTTTCGTGACCCGAAGGTCGAGCGGCTCGCAGATGTTCTCAACGGATACGATAACGAGAAGATCCTTGTCTTCACCCAATACCGTGCCACGGCAGACTACGTCCACCGAACGCTTCTCAACGACCCTGACTCGCCACTCACAGAGGCCAATAGTGCTGTCGTCAAAGGCGGTGATGAAAACAAGCAAGACGTCATTCAGCGATTCGCCCCCGAAGCCTCGGGGTACCAGCAAACACTGGCCGAATCCGGTGAATCCGAACTACAGTACGTCATAGCAACCGACACCCTGTCGGAGGGGGTCAATCTCCAGGACGTGTCTGTCCAAATATCGTTCGATCTGCCGTGGAATCCGATGCGGATCGTTCAGCGCGTAGGGCGTATCGACCGGATTGGGAGTACCGAAGAGAAGTACGTCCACAACTTCTACCCTGATGGAGACATCGAAGCCGCCATTAAGCTCCTGAAGCGGCTACAGGCGAAGATCAACGACATCGCACTCATTGTTGGGAAAGAGAACAACATCCTGGACCCGAACGAGGACCAGATACTGGAGAAGACCGGTGTAGAAACCGAAAAGACGATTGGCGAGTTGCAGGTGGACGAGATCGAAGACTCGCTACAGAAGTCACGAGAGATCGAGGACGTGAACGAACTCGATGATACGAGTAAGAACCCGCTCCTTCGAAATGCGGGGAGTAACGAGCACGCCGCGTACGAGCGGTTCCTGCTCAAGAAGGAATTGAACGAGGAGTTCGGGCTCTCAGAAGACGACTTCGAGTACGCCGCAGACTACTTTGAGGAGTCCCCCGAGGAACGCGAACGCCTGTACACGAATATCACCGATCACGATTCCGGTCCACGCCCGGGTGTGTTCGGACTTGCACACCTCTGGTTCGATGATGACGACCGCGAATCGCCACTGGGGCGTGTCCGACGGGCCTTCTACTACAAGCCGTTCACAGACGAAGTTAAGGAACGGCCTGTCGGCACGCTTAAAATCGACCCTGAGGTGGGTGGAGAACCCATCACCAGGAATGCCGACAATGTCTTGTCCAACCGGGAGGCAATCCAAGATGTCCTTGACGACCGGCTTGAAGCGATTCGGAGCAGTCAGACTGAGCAAATATTCAAGGATGGGGCAAAGTTCTCGAAAGAGCAAGAAACGATTCTAGACTTTATCGATCGCTACTTACAACCGAACCACGGTGAGATATCCGCTCCTGTAGACGAGCACGAAACGCTTGAAGAATGGGCTGAAGACTTACGAGAACACTTACAGGACGTGAAGTTAGCCAATACTGATGAAGATCGTATCCTTCGGGAGACCTTCCGGCATAACGAGCAGTATGATTCGTTCCCAGATTGGCCACCGGTGGAGTTCTTAGAAGAGTTAGAATCGTTCCTGGAGGAGAACGTGGAAGAATCGACGGAGTACCAAGCTAAGTTGGTCGGAGAAAGTGAGGTGCAAGCCCGGTTAATGTGTTGGGGCGTTATCGGCACCTGA
- a CDS encoding Eco57I restriction-modification methylase domain-containing protein yields the protein MTLQQITANDIAGWDSLQDIANSFEKRGLKPRPNLGEDNQLVLQLADDEFVVLVNAGPGESATDFKPDNRSRHTNLVATNDFDEFTFLTRMRTWEGQQHGRIKHQKISFTKDQFTRDSGEKNTVLKKLNSIEYGSSTAIYDTLYDTQQVVEEFYEEFEGLRTDLVQEVSGIPDDRGDAKQRYVQVVLDRMIFLYFIQEKRLLDRNPNYLHEQPGEVVDDGEDRYENFYRPLFFDYLAEDKQNPDFGSLPYLNGGLFAKNPVEEDFSDAKLGESAEETNELFDDILDFLSGWNWNVDERLDIVDPKNLSPAILGHIFEQTVNQKEMGAYYTPEEITGFMSRRTIHPYLLDQLNDTVDAEYSEVDDVFGFPTVEAGGSGEAALADGGTMTRQVPTENVETKHVETLYHDILKEVHVLDPAVGSGAFLLAAQDVLVDIYMQCIEYFQQLESEGKGWELDSRTRDELEEVNKGQGGASLYAKRTVILNNLYGVDIDQGAVEICKLRLWLSMVADIEDEPSEVEPLPNIDFNIRQGNSLIGFTKVDEVATEEGDASLSNYGGGAGTGVKEMYNDVIEAIERHQSATSSQDATNARRLAESRIEGHSKRLDQKILEQFHNAGVEDVDEQTLEQYYPFHWVLEFAPVYRDGGFDVVIGNPPWEVLSPNRHDFFSRYDETFRQYNANQKDAVEENLLQDPEIAEEWKKHKQTMERRADYFNKSQQYTLQSPTVAGRAVASENDLSALFLERTFELASSNGEVSLILPGFVFNGAIAKDLRSWLLENTSLATIVGFENKGIFDNIDDRYRFGILTFKNSGSTDYVRGLFGQNNLDILKTIDAEAVEIPKRVLANYSPEAGIFPGITSQREADVLYKILSHPPIGNRDGFDWWADLMTKELHEPTDRGRFVESPEEGDYPVLEGENIYQFSHTSRFVDDLASPRYWSKDTDDPEDSARARVREKAFNKGYLKKSIYESFGGKSTSKSQIQFVDELLEEKRGKELSETDILPDYTEYRIGYRKISNSTNERTMVATVIPKGAVCIESVQLFRPYELNPEEQHLEQENLHNAYERIFTDRELFCAVGLINSIPFDFLMRTKIETNMVKYKVEETQVPRLTKGDNWFQFVSNRAAKLNCYGDDFAEMRSRLGGIEPATSEEERMLAQAELDAAAFHAYGLEPEEAEFVLKDFHRVTNPRIMTEDYFDTVFEKYKNLEEEGPKP from the coding sequence ATGACTCTCCAGCAGATCACCGCGAATGATATTGCAGGCTGGGACTCCCTCCAAGACATCGCTAACTCGTTCGAGAAACGCGGGTTAAAGCCGCGTCCGAACCTTGGAGAAGACAACCAACTCGTTCTTCAACTAGCTGACGACGAATTTGTTGTACTCGTCAACGCAGGCCCCGGTGAATCAGCCACAGACTTCAAGCCGGATAATCGTTCCCGGCATACGAACCTTGTCGCTACGAACGACTTTGATGAGTTCACCTTCCTCACTCGAATGAGGACGTGGGAAGGACAACAGCACGGTCGAATCAAGCACCAGAAAATTTCCTTCACTAAGGACCAGTTCACGCGTGACAGCGGGGAAAAGAACACCGTCCTAAAGAAGCTGAACTCCATCGAGTACGGCTCCTCTACGGCAATTTACGACACACTGTACGATACACAACAGGTGGTCGAAGAATTTTACGAGGAGTTTGAAGGTCTTCGTACTGATCTCGTTCAGGAGGTCTCTGGTATCCCTGATGACCGTGGTGATGCGAAGCAACGCTACGTGCAGGTCGTTCTTGATCGGATGATCTTCCTGTACTTCATTCAGGAAAAGCGTCTTCTGGACCGAAACCCGAACTACCTCCACGAACAGCCTGGGGAAGTCGTAGATGATGGCGAAGATCGGTACGAGAACTTCTACCGGCCACTGTTCTTTGACTACCTTGCAGAAGACAAGCAGAACCCCGATTTCGGGAGTCTTCCATACTTGAACGGTGGTTTGTTTGCCAAGAATCCTGTTGAGGAAGACTTCTCGGATGCAAAGCTAGGGGAGTCTGCCGAAGAAACAAACGAACTGTTCGACGACATTTTGGACTTCCTGTCTGGGTGGAACTGGAACGTAGACGAACGGCTTGATATCGTTGATCCAAAGAACCTCTCGCCCGCTATTCTCGGGCATATCTTCGAGCAGACGGTCAACCAGAAAGAGATGGGTGCGTACTACACGCCCGAGGAGATCACCGGCTTCATGTCTCGCCGGACGATCCATCCGTATCTGCTTGACCAGCTCAACGACACGGTTGACGCCGAATACAGCGAGGTTGACGACGTGTTCGGATTCCCTACCGTAGAAGCTGGTGGCAGTGGTGAAGCGGCGTTAGCAGATGGCGGAACGATGACTCGACAGGTCCCCACTGAGAACGTGGAGACGAAACACGTCGAAACGCTGTATCATGACATCCTAAAGGAGGTACACGTTCTTGATCCGGCGGTCGGTAGTGGTGCGTTCCTGCTTGCTGCACAGGACGTGTTGGTGGATATCTATATGCAGTGCATCGAGTACTTCCAGCAACTCGAAAGCGAAGGTAAGGGATGGGAGTTAGATTCTCGAACACGTGATGAACTGGAAGAGGTCAATAAAGGACAGGGAGGAGCATCGCTGTACGCGAAGCGGACGGTCATTCTGAATAATCTCTACGGGGTAGACATTGACCAGGGGGCGGTCGAAATCTGTAAGCTCCGGCTCTGGCTGTCGATGGTCGCGGATATCGAAGACGAACCGAGCGAGGTTGAACCCCTGCCGAACATCGACTTCAACATCCGACAGGGCAACTCACTCATCGGATTCACGAAGGTTGACGAGGTGGCTACTGAGGAAGGAGATGCCTCCCTATCAAATTATGGCGGCGGTGCAGGAACCGGCGTCAAAGAAATGTACAACGATGTTATTGAAGCAATTGAACGCCATCAGTCGGCAACAAGTTCGCAGGATGCAACGAACGCTAGGCGGTTAGCTGAATCCAGAATTGAAGGACACAGCAAGAGACTAGACCAGAAAATCCTGGAGCAGTTTCATAATGCCGGTGTTGAAGATGTTGATGAACAAACTCTGGAACAGTACTATCCCTTTCATTGGGTTCTGGAGTTCGCACCGGTTTATCGTGATGGAGGATTTGATGTGGTAATTGGGAATCCACCGTGGGAGGTTTTGAGCCCGAACAGGCACGACTTTTTCTCTCGGTATGACGAGACCTTCCGTCAATACAATGCGAATCAAAAAGACGCTGTAGAAGAAAACCTGCTTCAAGATCCTGAAATCGCTGAGGAGTGGAAGAAACACAAACAGACAATGGAGAGGCGAGCAGACTACTTCAACAAATCCCAACAATATACGCTACAATCCCCTACAGTGGCAGGCAGGGCCGTTGCAAGCGAAAATGACCTATCTGCACTGTTTCTTGAGCGGACTTTTGAGTTGGCGTCATCAAATGGCGAGGTGAGCCTCATTCTCCCTGGATTTGTCTTCAACGGTGCCATTGCGAAGGATCTGCGGAGCTGGTTGTTGGAAAACACATCGCTAGCAACAATAGTCGGGTTTGAAAATAAAGGGATATTTGACAATATTGATGACCGGTACCGCTTTGGAATCCTCACGTTCAAAAATAGCGGTAGTACCGACTATGTTCGAGGTCTATTTGGTCAGAATAATTTAGACATTTTAAAAACAATTGACGCGGAAGCAGTAGAAATACCAAAGCGTGTTCTAGCGAATTACTCCCCTGAAGCTGGAATCTTCCCGGGCATCACGTCTCAACGGGAAGCTGATGTGCTGTATAAAATTCTATCTCATCCGCCAATTGGAAATAGAGATGGGTTTGATTGGTGGGCTGACTTAATGACCAAAGAACTTCATGAACCGACGGACCGGGGTCGTTTTGTTGAATCCCCCGAAGAAGGTGACTATCCGGTTCTTGAGGGTGAAAATATATACCAATTTAGCCATACTTCGAGATTCGTCGATGACTTAGCCTCCCCCCGTTATTGGAGCAAAGACACCGATGATCCTGAAGATAGTGCTCGTGCCCGTGTTCGGGAGAAGGCGTTCAACAAAGGTTACCTGAAGAAATCCATTTACGAGTCATTTGGCGGTAAATCAACCAGCAAGTCCCAAATCCAGTTCGTTGATGAACTACTTGAGGAAAAACGAGGTAAGGAGCTTTCTGAGACGGACATCCTCCCAGATTATACAGAGTATCGGATAGGATACCGGAAGATTTCCAATTCGACCAACGAGCGAACGATGGTTGCAACGGTAATACCCAAGGGGGCTGTATGCATCGAGTCAGTGCAGCTCTTCAGACCATACGAACTCAATCCAGAGGAGCAGCACCTGGAACAAGAAAATCTGCATAACGCATACGAACGTATCTTCACTGACCGTGAATTGTTCTGCGCTGTTGGACTAATCAACAGTATCCCGTTCGATTTCCTGATGCGAACAAAAATTGAGACAAATATGGTGAAGTACAAAGTTGAGGAAACACAGGTTCCCCGACTAACGAAGGGAGACAATTGGTTCCAGTTTGTTTCTAACCGGGCAGCGAAGCTGAATTGTTATGGGGACGACTTTGCTGAGATGAGATCCCGTTTGGGCGGTATCGAACCCGCCACTTCTGAAGAAGAACGGATGCTGGCTCAAGCCGAACTTGATGCAGCGGCATTCCATGCATACGGACTAGAACCTGAGGAAGCAGAATTTGTGCTCAAGGATTTCCACAGGGTCACGAATCCCCGAATTATGACTGAAGACTACTTCGATACAGTATTTGAGAAATACAAGAACCTCGAAGAAG
- a CDS encoding putative toxin-antitoxin system toxin component, PIN family, producing the protein MKAVLDTNVLISGVISTGVPHKVLVAGLGGDYQLVVSVATLTEFRETLLKYPEKFHMTEADIQTEVETIRYFAEFVAPEEDITAVEDDPDDDKFLEAAAAGNVDYLVSGDSHLLDLGSFRGFDIVEPRTFYEYLVIGE; encoded by the coding sequence ATGAAAGCGGTACTCGACACCAACGTCTTGATTTCGGGTGTTATCTCGACCGGCGTTCCCCACAAGGTGCTCGTCGCTGGATTGGGAGGAGACTACCAACTCGTTGTCTCGGTCGCAACCTTGACCGAATTCCGGGAGACACTGCTCAAATACCCGGAAAAGTTCCACATGACCGAAGCGGATATCCAAACGGAAGTCGAGACCATCCGCTATTTCGCGGAGTTCGTTGCTCCCGAAGAGGACATTACAGCTGTCGAAGACGACCCGGACGACGACAAATTCCTTGAGGCGGCTGCCGCGGGTAACGTAGACTATCTGGTCTCGGGCGATAGCCACCTGCTCGATCTTGGTTCCTTCCGTGGATTCGATATTGTCGAACCCCGAACGTTCTACGAGTATCTAGTGATTGGCGAATAG
- a CDS encoding AbrB/MazE/SpoVT family DNA-binding domain-containing protein, which translates to MSTDNPEITTVTSKGQITIPSRLREEFGLEQGTKLMVVPTDYGLVLKKVELPSVEEFQQRVEERADENELSMDDVNELVHEARSSAE; encoded by the coding sequence GTGAGCACTGATAACCCGGAAATCACGACCGTAACGTCCAAGGGCCAGATTACAATCCCGAGTCGCCTTCGAGAAGAGTTCGGTCTGGAACAAGGGACGAAGCTGATGGTCGTTCCCACCGACTACGGCCTCGTGCTGAAGAAGGTCGAACTCCCCTCCGTCGAAGAGTTCCAACAGCGTGTCGAAGAGCGCGCTGACGAGAACGAGCTCTCGATGGACGACGTAAACGAGCTCGTCCATGAAGCGCGGAGCAGCGCTGAATGA
- a CDS encoding Eco57I restriction-modification methylase domain-containing protein yields the protein MLWSKSALSVVSLYFCEGSHDYWGVDIDQGAVEICKLRLWLSMVADIEDEPNEVEPLPNIDFNIRQGNTLIGFTDVEEVATESGDASLSNYGGGTGTGIKEMYEGVIEAIERHQDATSSKVATNARKLAESRIDSHSEKLNEKILKQFHDAGIEKVDEKTLEEYHPFHWVIEFPTIYRDGGFDIIIGNPPWDVLTPDRSHFFPKYDERFRTRPPSEKDRKEEELLSNPDIAAEYEEFKKNMQIRSDYYNSSDQYELQKPTVGGQTVATETDLSLLFFERVTQLAGDQSYVTQIMPGNFFLGATAKDLREYIINKTELEHFVQFENKDLFNNVDDRYHFAICTFRNSGSTEVVNGGFASGDASILINFDRDSIDIPSEVLAEYSPESRIFPFFRSQELIDSLSKFVDHPPIGEKVGDDWFVSLYMKELDRANDSDLLIEQQEDGDYPIYEGKNMHQFAYDDTSVFDINPISLWGVDEDDPGRSAKHRVRMKNFRSRDPDASLKKAIYNKFGGSGSQKSFVNDLLEQHSRPELSKEDVLLDCTKYRIAIRKITNSTNERTLIAGVIPKDTVTVHSIATVRPHVVEPTEDDLGNYPMHSAYEEVFTDEELFVVLGLLNSIPIDYLMRTKIDTNIVQYKLNETQLPRLTASDNWFNWISQRAARLNCYGDEFSEMRDRLGGIDPATDAQKRRELQAEIDAAAFHAYGMNEEETKFILSDFYQVDNPKLMDDPYFDLVFEKYSDLDEEGPYP from the coding sequence ATGTTGTGGAGTAAGTCAGCTCTGTCAGTAGTTTCTTTGTATTTCTGTGAGGGAAGTCACGATTACTGGGGGGTAGACATTGACCAGGGGGCGGTCGAAATCTGTAAACTTCGATTATGGCTTTCAATGGTTGCGGACATCGAAGACGAGCCCAACGAGGTCGAACCGCTTCCGAATATCGATTTCAATATCCGACAGGGGAATACACTCATCGGGTTCACGGATGTTGAAGAAGTAGCCACTGAGAGTGGGGATGCATCTCTTTCGAACTACGGGGGTGGAACTGGGACTGGCATCAAAGAGATGTACGAAGGGGTGATCGAAGCCATTGAACGTCACCAAGATGCGACAAGCTCTAAAGTTGCTACAAACGCGAGGAAGCTGGCAGAATCACGGATTGATTCTCACAGTGAGAAGCTGAATGAAAAAATCCTCAAGCAGTTCCACGATGCTGGTATCGAGAAGGTTGATGAAAAGACGCTAGAAGAATATCACCCGTTCCATTGGGTGATTGAATTTCCTACAATCTACCGGGATGGTGGGTTCGACATCATCATCGGGAACCCACCCTGGGACGTACTCACACCTGATCGAAGTCACTTCTTTCCCAAATACGACGAGCGGTTCAGAACCCGACCACCAAGTGAAAAAGACCGAAAAGAGGAGGAGCTTCTATCGAATCCTGACATCGCAGCCGAGTATGAAGAATTCAAGAAAAATATGCAGATTCGGTCTGATTATTATAACTCATCAGACCAGTATGAACTACAGAAACCCACTGTCGGTGGTCAGACCGTTGCCACTGAAACGGACCTTTCACTCCTGTTTTTTGAGCGAGTTACCCAGTTAGCTGGAGACCAATCATATGTTACCCAGATTATGCCGGGTAATTTCTTCCTTGGAGCGACGGCCAAGGACCTTCGGGAGTATATTATCAATAAAACTGAATTGGAGCACTTCGTCCAGTTTGAAAATAAAGACCTTTTCAACAATGTGGATGACCGCTATCATTTTGCCATCTGTACTTTCCGAAATTCCGGCTCTACGGAAGTAGTAAACGGCGGCTTTGCAAGCGGAGATGCCTCCATACTTATCAATTTCGACAGAGATTCAATTGATATCCCATCAGAAGTTCTTGCTGAATACTCACCCGAATCACGTATCTTCCCTTTCTTCCGGTCACAAGAATTGATCGACTCGCTGTCTAAATTCGTAGACCATCCTCCAATTGGAGAGAAAGTTGGGGACGATTGGTTTGTCTCTCTGTACATGAAGGAACTTGACCGGGCAAATGACTCCGATCTCCTCATAGAACAACAAGAGGACGGCGATTACCCAATCTACGAAGGGAAGAATATGCACCAGTTCGCCTATGATGACACCTCCGTCTTCGACATCAATCCTATATCTCTCTGGGGAGTGGACGAAGACGACCCAGGCCGAAGTGCGAAACACAGAGTTCGGATGAAGAACTTCCGGTCACGTGATCCTGATGCGAGTTTGAAAAAGGCGATCTACAACAAGTTCGGTGGGTCAGGCTCGCAGAAGTCGTTCGTCAACGATCTGCTTGAGCAACATAGTCGACCAGAGCTATCGAAGGAAGATGTGCTGCTGGACTGCACGAAGTACCGAATCGCTATTCGAAAGATTACGAATAGCACCAATGAGCGAACATTAATCGCTGGTGTCATTCCAAAGGACACCGTCACTGTACACAGCATCGCCACAGTTCGCCCCCATGTTGTGGAACCGACAGAGGATGATCTAGGTAATTACCCGATGCACAGCGCCTACGAAGAGGTGTTTACCGATGAAGAATTATTCGTCGTCCTTGGATTATTGAATAGCATCCCCATCGACTACCTGATGAGGACGAAGATCGACACCAATATCGTCCAATACAAACTTAATGAGACGCAACTTCCTCGACTCACTGCCAGTGACAACTGGTTTAATTGGATTTCTCAGCGTGCGGCGAGACTGAATTGCTATGGAGACGAATTCTCCGAAATGCGCGACCGCCTAGGAGGTATTGACCCAGCTACTGATGCGCAAAAACGCCGGGAGTTACAAGCAGAGATCGACGCTGCTGCATTCCATGCCTATGGGATGAACGAGGAAGAGACAAAATTCATCCTCAGTGACTTTTACCAGGTAGACAATCCAAAGCTAATGGATGATCCCTATTTCGATCTCGTGTTTGAGAAGTACTCCGATTTAGATGAAGAGGGGCCTTACCCGTAG